In the Campylobacter sputorum subsp. sputorum genome, AAAGCAGAAAGCACCATACTTTCTTCGCCGCCCATATAAGCAACTATAGTACTTACTAATATAGGATGTACAGCATAGGGTTCGCCACTCTTTCTAGTTTGCCCATCATGTGCTTTTATGCAAAACTCAACAGCTTCTTTTACTTTATCGCTTGTGGTACAAAAGCTAAATAGTATTGATTTAGCGCAATCAAGATCTTTACAATTAGACAATTCTTCTAAAAGATCTCCTAAAAACAGTCCGCTATTTTTTTGCTTCAACGCTCGCCTCTATTTTAACTTTTCCATCAGCTATTTCCATGATAGCAATATCTGTAAATTTCATTTTTCTAGTGTCAGTTTCTATAAGTGGAGCTGCTCCCATAGAAAGAGCTTTTGCTCTTTTTGCAACGGCAAGTGAAAGCTTGTATCTATCTCCATCAAAATTTAAAAGTGCTTTTGAAACTATTTGTTCTGTTCTCATTATATCTCCTGATTTAAATTTCTTACAATAGAACACTCACTAAAATCACCATTTGTAATTTTAAGCAAATTTCCATCTTTAAACATATTACATACTACTATTGGCAAGTTATTGTCTTTTGCTAAAGCAATGGCAGTATCGTCCATAACTTTAATGTTATCTTTCATTGCATCTTCATAACTTAAAACATTTAGCAACTTCGCTTCTTCATATTTGTTTGGATCTTTATCATATACACCATTTACTTTTGTGGCTTTTATTATAAGATCCGCTTCTATTTCTATAGCCCTTAGAGTTGCTGCGGTATCCGTTGTAAAAAATGGATTACCCGTTCCTGCTGCAAAGATAACAACACGACCTTTTTCTAAATGTCTTTGAGCTCTACCTAAAATGAAAGTTTCACATATCGCTTCCATTTTTATTGCACTTTGAACTCTAACATCCATTCCTGCATTTTCTAAAGCTTCTCTCATAGCAATTGCATTTATTACAGTTGCAAGCATACCCATATGATCTCCGCTTGCTCTTTTTATAATGCCGCCAGCCGAGGCACTTACACCTCTTATGATATTGCCTCCGCCAATTACTATGCTAACTTCAATATCGTTTAAAACAAGCTCTTTAATCTGTAGTGAAATTTGTTTAAGTATAGAAACATCTATACCAAAACCAGTTGTTCCAGCAAGTGCTTCACCTGAAAATTTAACAAGTATTCTTTTTTTCTTATCCATTTTTTACTCCTAATTAACCTTTAATTTTATCAAAAAATGGTTTAAATTTATATAATTTAAAAAGAAATCATTTCAAGAGGATCAATATGATAATTTTGTTGGGTAACTTCAAATGTCAAATCTCTTTTAACTCTTCCTATCGTATAACCTTTGGAAACTTTACTGCCAACACTTATAGTAGGGGCTATTTGAGAAAGATGTGCATATATCGTATGTATACCGTTTGGATTTTCAATTATCACAACATTATCTAAAACACTTGTATTTTTTGCAAAAACAACTCTTCCAGCAAGAACACTTCTTACTTTCGCATTTGGTTCATTTGAAGAAAGAACTACTGATTCATTAAATATCTTAATGTTATAAACGGAGTCAACATAATTACCAAATTTCTGTTTTACTGTGAAATTTTCAAGCGGTGATATAGTTTTTGATCCGGTGTATTTTTTAACATTGCCTTTTTTATAACTTGAACCAACTATTCTAATATCATTATCTGATGAGTTTTTAGATTTTGATGATTTTAAACTCTCTTTTGCTTGTTTTCTCTTTTTTTCTTCATCTTCTTTTGCACTTAAAATTTTTAACTTCTCAAGAGTTTTTCTAAGTTCATCTTGCTGTGCTTGAAGTTTTGTAAGTCTAGAAAGATATATATCTTTATCTTTTTTTGATTTTTCAAGTGCGTCTGAGCGTTTTTTTCTTGTTATTGTAAGTTCGTTTTTTTTATCTTCATACTCTTTTAGGCTATTTTTTATATTGTTTATCTTTGAATTTTGAGTTTTTATTAAATTTGTAGTTTCCTCATAATTTTTTGCAAGTTGTTCAAATTTAGATTTCATATCTTTGCTTAAATTTGAAACTATTTCCCTACTTATGATACTTTCTTCGCTCTCTTCTATATCATCTCCGGAAAGTAAATCAAAAGAGAAATTTTCTGCAATTATGCGAATCATCATTTCTTCCATATTTTGCTTACTACGTATAAGATCTGAGTTTTGTTTTGTAAGTTTATCAAGTTCGCTTAATTCAAGAGTTGATTTTTGTTTTAACTCTTCAACTTGATTTTCTAATTTTTTAATCTGATCATCTGTTAATGCTATATTTTTTTCGCCAACTACGATATCACTTGCAAGTTCTTCTAATTTTTTATTAAGAGATTTTTCTAACTCTTGTGTTGATTTAAGGGTATTTGATTTATCTGCAATTTTATCTTTTGTTGAAGTTGCAGCCCCACAAAAACAGATAAAAACAGCAAAAAAAAGAAATATAGCTTTTTTCATACACTAGACCTAGATGTTTTTATCATAACAAAACTTACAGCAATTAATGTAAGTGCCAATGATATACCAAAAAGGATAGAAAAATCATGAAGTATGTTTATCTCAGGAAGCATAATGGCAAGTTCAAAAAATGCGTTTTTAACACTTTCTAGATTAAAAATAATTACAAAAAATAGTATAACAAATGCACTAGAAAGCAAAGAGCTAATAAAAACCATTTTATATAAACTACCTCCTTTTAGCCAAAAAGCAGCCCCAAAAAGAGACATTATATCTATTCTTTCCCTGTGTTCATATATCCAAATTTTCATCTGTTTATATATAAGCATCAAGCCTATTAGCGTTATTAAAGATGTAAAAATATATGAAAAATACTTAGAAATCAAAAGAAATTTATATATCTTATCGTGAGTTTTAGAAAAAGTTTCAACTCTAGTAACTCCGTCTATTTTTAAAAGCTTACTTTTAACTTCATTCATATATTTTGTACTAGGAAAAGCATTTAACTTTATAGAATAAAAATTTGGAAGTGAGTTTTTTAAAATAGATAAATTTTTTGAAGATATATCTTCTTTTAATTTATCTAGTATCGAATCAGTAGTTAGTTTATTAGCTGATTGAAATGTATAAATTTCTTTTTTAAGTATAGTCTCATTTATATCATTTTTAGATACAACTATGATGTTATAATCTTTATTCATAGCCATTTCATAATTTTTTACTATATTTTTTGCATTAAAAGAAAATTCAAATGAAAAAAGCAAGATAAATAAAGGCAAAAACACACTCATATTACTTTTAAAAGATTTCATTAACATTTCC is a window encoding:
- a CDS encoding murein hydrolase activator EnvC family protein encodes the protein MKKAIFLFFAVFICFCGAATSTKDKIADKSNTLKSTQELEKSLNKKLEELASDIVVGEKNIALTDDQIKKLENQVEELKQKSTLELSELDKLTKQNSDLIRSKQNMEEMMIRIIAENFSFDLLSGDDIEESEESIISREIVSNLSKDMKSKFEQLAKNYEETTNLIKTQNSKINNIKNSLKEYEDKKNELTITRKKRSDALEKSKKDKDIYLSRLTKLQAQQDELRKTLEKLKILSAKEDEEKKRKQAKESLKSSKSKNSSDNDIRIVGSSYKKGNVKKYTGSKTISPLENFTVKQKFGNYVDSVYNIKIFNESVVLSSNEPNAKVRSVLAGRVVFAKNTSVLDNVVIIENPNGIHTIYAHLSQIAPTISVGSKVSKGYTIGRVKRDLTFEVTQQNYHIDPLEMISF
- a CDS encoding cell division protein FtsX; translation: MKSFKSNMSVFLPLFILLFSFEFSFNAKNIVKNYEMAMNKDYNIIVVSKNDINETILKKEIYTFQSANKLTTDSILDKLKEDISSKNLSILKNSLPNFYSIKLNAFPSTKYMNEVKSKLLKIDGVTRVETFSKTHDKIYKFLLISKYFSYIFTSLITLIGLMLIYKQMKIWIYEHRERIDIMSLFGAAFWLKGGSLYKMVFISSLLSSAFVILFFVIIFNLESVKNAFFELAIMLPEINILHDFSILFGISLALTLIAVSFVMIKTSRSSV
- a CDS encoding DNA-directed RNA polymerase subunit omega yields the protein MRTEQIVSKALLNFDGDRYKLSLAVAKRAKALSMGAAPLIETDTRKMKFTDIAIMEIADGKVKIEASVEAKK
- the pyrH gene encoding UMP kinase, with the translated sequence MDKKKRILVKFSGEALAGTTGFGIDVSILKQISLQIKELVLNDIEVSIVIGGGNIIRGVSASAGGIIKRASGDHMGMLATVINAIAMREALENAGMDVRVQSAIKMEAICETFILGRAQRHLEKGRVVIFAAGTGNPFFTTDTAATLRAIEIEADLIIKATKVNGVYDKDPNKYEEAKLLNVLSYEDAMKDNIKVMDDTAIALAKDNNLPIVVCNMFKDGNLLKITNGDFSECSIVRNLNQEI